Proteins co-encoded in one Frankiaceae bacterium genomic window:
- a CDS encoding RHS repeat-associated core domain-containing protein — protein sequence MRHVSRVLVGLLATALIASGSAGVAASAAASSPIEPSSGGGAAQGRKSATGEAYAQPPTGTVKGKAAPVEPVPQTELPLPLDVPQPLDLKDVPNPPEVIGGYDPGTSVELPTLRTVDTAVFANANGTRTVFAYTGPVHYRDALGLWQKVDQNLVQAADGSYQPRGVGVGLSLAANATGSPLAKLTVDSTHSVGYRLDSAVSANAWVSGAMARYTNVRPGTDLELVALANGVKETIVLKSRSAPRTFTFPLTLQGVTASVDSDGDVVYRDSGGKEWARTPRGSMYDSLINGDTGEGAYSDGVSYTLVPFGGGTALRVTVDSTWLDDPARVFPVRVDPTTKTVLTDADDTYVQTGYTANNSTEPEIKIGTPTTTPNTTYSYLHFAGINSTYTNYYVTGADLALYETHAWTCTPKSWTVHNVTSAWSGSTIKASAQPSFNATPIVTTSSAKGDTCGGAGWNTPTITSAVQNWTHGTPNYGLTVRPGSATDRNFWKRFASHQGDPTNHTSAPRVTFSYSTEGAKYDLDKWITNPTNTTNGKFRIKLTNWGHDPWTAGGAYKLGYHLYDSAGNLVNQNGTRTAMPTTVNPRGSITLDATIGKVPPGNYIVVFDMVHEGVAYFSSRGVPVPSGVAMAVSNQAPAISKVNSPGDLAAVTTNRPTFSVTGADTDAYPASGTLSYYFRICENPDAETPAATCVNSGWISSSAWTAPANRLFYRRTYYWHAYIKDSGGAQRNPNWVYRFTPVVSDTSAGAHFGADPYGIDSGGVNVSTSSFTTSAVEAPVATIGPPLSVTRTYNSGDTKIGAFGQGWSTLYDMSATADASGNVTVIHADGRKALYGKNPDGTFAASYGYYSTLAAVSGGGWTLTDKGANTYTFNTGGRLTTVNDPAGRQLTLADNGAGVTTVTDTASGRTLTLVRTGSLVTSVRTQTVGAIGKALEWRYYYTGSQLRAVCDPRDNADGGSCVSYENAGPGGRLSKITMPRGNTPVSLTYHTDGTVLSRTDGNGKTWTYLSVDVATDLDTGGWEHRLTVQDPKNHNTEYVYDGLTGRLIRRTDPAGKVQTYGYDTTTGFLTKITDENGNTVTLTVDDRGNITSRSVPYGDVAGLVATSYYDYIYEPGSPRDNKINVFRDARSANANDATYAVSYVYSDSTGQITTVSTPATAAFPSGTTATWAYTNGSEAAVGSTGTQPAGLLATETDPRGNTTSYSYNSSGDLTRVVDRSGLRTDYGYDELGRLATTTAFPTNHPSGVTTTYTYDLSGIVGQVDGPPVLNQRTNQTHQLRTVNTPDANGIIRDVTVSDVRGFDAPRVTHYDYDNNDQLTLVRDPEGGTTTRTYDDAENVATVTDPRGLTTQFDYDVNDQLTTVTAKGFIDDPITPGAPRDVVLARYTYDAAGWLDTATDARGVVRDYTWNPDQRLRSVTVKGYRNTDGTTRDIVTEWHQYDPAGNETVTKLGGYLRTVNSTYDAAGWLSSQVDDAATINRTTSYVRDQAGNVVTRRLSDATRTEETRYGYGPSGLVTSITVENGATDLTTTIERDNRGLMIGRTDPRGNTVTPPDPTFKEFWNYDAVGQLQQYTARTTTNETQAGTAGTRRLEYFGYNTFGEQTEHDTRGFGQGRITSTYDRAGRLTGRAYPSYTPPGGTALNPTESFGYNPAGDLTSQIDRRGNTTTFDVDLRGRLVRRTQPKPDPAQPNPVARWSYDDQGNLTAAVDATGARTEYGYDDLDRLRHHVSVVRNGTPTPSRYTTTFDYDDLGNSNKRVSPRGETGYANHNAVSELIQLQDDAGHLWKTGRDVAGREIKHTDPLGRYQSTIFDLAGRATTRQAYSPTNVLLRTENATYDLAGNLTSYTPSASGPGQTSPATRTYTWDRENRLLSLVEPTTGTQTITTTFGYDTWGNRTRTTDGNNRTTWTAYNPWDLPETVTEPVTAAYPAVADRTWTTSYDGGGLPVKVDKPGGVSVARSFDTLGRLTAETGTGAPGTRALGYDLAGRLISAGHPSGNQTFGYDDRGLLTSSTGPAGNATLGYDEDGRLTSRTDPVGTTSFTYDPRDLPATITDPITGRTQTLTYFNDGQLKTRQYGSGGATRSYTYDNQGRLATDTVNAPSTGAVTTATSYGYDSVGNVASQTISPAGISGAGTHTYGYDLADRLTSWTGPAGTKTYGYDNAGNRTTAAGKTYTYDERNRLVSDSAGGTYTYTARGTLASAPVAGSQGTLTADAFGRILTDSGTTFSYDSLDRVATRGPNSYSYDGVDPEPVVVGITKSARGPGGELLSTNIGTGGSAIITNGHGDTTAYLNPATGAVNGSHSYDPFGVQSTTGSSGFGGFQGQQTSPAQRVYMQSRWYDPATGTFAGRDTLPMSGLSGGGANRYAYGLGNPVTLNDPTGHCPPAACLTGGAAAVGTGAAVVTAPAWAIPVAVGVGVVGLAAGGWWLGNKIRDQIYGDEAASSSSSKITFGTSSARYYDTLRYPTPQYYTDAWYNHDWTRPPGPGYPPAPGQPRCKTCGDEQIIPKPKPPRIFIAGPVPPGAGTFKPIIIDPLENVLTLAAAPAPAPAPVTGTTADDKKGCGKGGTANSCTPKQSSLTRGCDLDGASTMRPCEPVVPQAGAHRGGNNGGPAVGTAQGGCDDIAGIFDPDCAPKSTVDDYLDLVEYLDVSTGPNEAVFYSGPGNRALAEAFAKQNGKSTLEMTNGGRWLDAQRLFEPNQLTTEEALQVWSRLSERFAAGSSGSVTGFVDGAKATGIFNTVEYPTLLSNPNVTNVITGGL from the coding sequence GTGCGCCACGTCTCGCGTGTCCTGGTCGGTCTGCTCGCCACCGCCCTGATCGCCTCCGGCTCGGCCGGCGTCGCGGCGAGCGCGGCAGCGTCCTCGCCCATCGAGCCGTCGTCCGGCGGCGGCGCTGCGCAAGGTCGCAAGAGCGCCACCGGCGAGGCGTACGCGCAGCCCCCGACCGGGACCGTGAAGGGCAAGGCGGCGCCGGTCGAGCCGGTCCCGCAGACCGAGCTGCCGCTGCCGCTGGACGTGCCACAGCCCCTCGACCTCAAGGACGTCCCGAACCCGCCGGAGGTCATCGGCGGCTACGACCCCGGGACCAGCGTCGAGCTGCCGACGTTGCGGACGGTCGACACCGCGGTGTTCGCGAACGCCAACGGGACGCGGACGGTCTTCGCCTACACCGGCCCGGTGCACTACCGCGACGCCCTCGGCCTGTGGCAGAAGGTCGACCAGAACCTGGTGCAGGCGGCCGACGGCTCCTACCAGCCGCGCGGCGTCGGCGTCGGCCTGAGCCTGGCCGCCAACGCGACCGGCTCACCGCTGGCGAAGCTGACGGTCGACAGCACCCACAGCGTCGGCTACCGCCTCGACAGCGCGGTGTCCGCGAACGCTTGGGTGTCGGGCGCCATGGCGCGCTACACGAACGTGCGGCCGGGGACCGACCTCGAGCTCGTCGCGCTCGCCAACGGCGTCAAGGAGACGATCGTGCTCAAGTCACGGTCGGCGCCCCGCACGTTCACGTTCCCGCTCACCCTGCAAGGCGTCACGGCGTCCGTCGACAGCGATGGCGACGTGGTCTACCGCGACAGCGGCGGCAAGGAGTGGGCCCGCACCCCGCGCGGCTCGATGTACGACTCGCTCATCAACGGCGACACCGGCGAAGGCGCCTACAGCGACGGCGTTAGCTACACCCTCGTACCGTTCGGCGGCGGGACGGCGCTGCGCGTCACGGTCGACTCGACCTGGCTGGACGACCCCGCGCGGGTGTTCCCGGTGCGGGTGGACCCGACCACCAAGACCGTGCTCACCGACGCCGACGACACCTACGTACAGACCGGCTACACGGCCAACAACTCGACCGAGCCCGAGATCAAGATCGGCACGCCGACCACCACCCCGAACACGACCTACAGCTACCTGCACTTCGCCGGCATCAACTCGACCTACACCAACTACTACGTCACCGGCGCCGACCTCGCCCTGTACGAGACCCACGCCTGGACGTGCACGCCGAAGTCCTGGACGGTGCACAACGTCACGTCCGCCTGGTCCGGTTCGACGATCAAGGCGTCCGCGCAGCCGTCGTTCAACGCCACCCCGATCGTCACGACCAGCTCGGCGAAGGGCGACACCTGCGGCGGCGCCGGCTGGAACACCCCGACGATCACCAGTGCCGTGCAGAACTGGACGCACGGCACGCCGAACTACGGCCTCACGGTGCGGCCCGGCAGCGCCACCGACCGCAACTTCTGGAAGCGGTTCGCCTCCCACCAGGGCGACCCGACCAACCACACGAGCGCTCCCAGGGTCACGTTCAGCTACTCCACCGAAGGCGCCAAGTACGACCTCGACAAGTGGATCACCAACCCCACCAACACCACGAACGGCAAGTTCCGCATCAAGCTCACCAACTGGGGCCACGACCCGTGGACGGCCGGCGGGGCGTACAAGCTCGGCTATCACCTGTACGACAGCGCCGGGAACCTGGTCAACCAGAACGGCACCCGGACCGCGATGCCGACCACGGTCAACCCGCGCGGCTCGATCACGCTGGACGCCACCATCGGCAAGGTGCCGCCCGGCAACTACATCGTCGTGTTCGACATGGTGCACGAGGGCGTCGCCTACTTCTCCTCCCGGGGCGTCCCCGTGCCCTCCGGCGTCGCGATGGCCGTCAGCAACCAGGCCCCGGCGATCAGCAAGGTCAACAGCCCCGGCGACCTGGCGGCCGTCACGACCAACCGTCCGACGTTCTCGGTGACCGGAGCGGACACCGACGCCTACCCGGCCAGCGGCACGCTGTCGTACTACTTCCGCATCTGCGAGAACCCCGACGCCGAGACGCCCGCCGCGACCTGCGTCAACTCCGGCTGGATCTCAAGCTCGGCCTGGACCGCGCCCGCGAACCGGCTGTTCTACCGCAGGACCTACTACTGGCACGCCTACATCAAGGACTCCGGCGGCGCCCAGCGGAACCCGAACTGGGTGTACCGGTTCACTCCCGTCGTCTCCGACACCTCGGCTGGCGCGCACTTCGGCGCCGACCCGTACGGCATCGACAGCGGCGGCGTGAACGTCTCGACCAGCAGCTTCACCACCTCGGCGGTCGAGGCGCCGGTCGCCACCATCGGCCCGCCGCTGTCGGTAACCCGCACCTACAACAGCGGCGACACCAAGATCGGCGCGTTCGGTCAGGGCTGGTCGACGCTGTACGACATGTCCGCCACCGCGGACGCCTCCGGCAACGTCACCGTCATCCACGCCGACGGCCGCAAGGCCCTGTACGGCAAGAACCCCGACGGCACCTTCGCCGCCTCCTACGGCTACTACTCGACGCTGGCCGCGGTTAGCGGCGGCGGCTGGACGCTCACCGACAAGGGCGCCAACACCTACACGTTCAACACCGGCGGCCGCCTCACGACCGTCAACGACCCGGCCGGCCGGCAGCTCACCCTCGCGGACAACGGCGCGGGCGTCACGACCGTCACCGACACCGCCAGCGGCCGGACCCTCACCCTGGTCCGGACCGGCAGCCTGGTGACCTCCGTCAGGACCCAGACCGTCGGCGCGATCGGCAAGGCGCTCGAGTGGCGGTACTACTACACCGGCAGCCAGCTCAGGGCGGTCTGCGACCCGCGCGACAACGCCGACGGCGGCAGCTGCGTGAGTTACGAGAACGCCGGGCCCGGCGGGCGGCTGTCGAAGATCACCATGCCGCGCGGCAACACGCCGGTCAGCCTGACCTACCACACCGACGGGACCGTGCTCAGCCGCACCGACGGCAACGGCAAGACCTGGACCTATCTCAGCGTCGACGTAGCGACCGACCTGGACACCGGCGGCTGGGAGCACCGCCTCACCGTCCAGGACCCGAAGAACCACAACACCGAGTACGTCTACGACGGCCTCACCGGCCGGCTCATCCGGCGTACCGACCCGGCCGGGAAGGTCCAGACGTACGGCTACGACACCACCACCGGCTTCCTCACCAAGATCACAGACGAGAACGGCAACACGGTCACCCTCACCGTCGACGACCGCGGCAACATCACCTCGCGCAGCGTCCCCTACGGCGACGTCGCCGGCTTGGTCGCGACCAGTTACTACGACTACATCTACGAGCCGGGCAGCCCACGGGACAACAAGATCAACGTCTTCCGGGACGCCCGCTCGGCGAACGCCAACGACGCCACCTACGCCGTCAGCTACGTCTACAGCGACAGCACCGGCCAGATCACAACCGTGTCCACCCCGGCGACGGCCGCCTTCCCGTCCGGCACCACCGCGACCTGGGCCTACACGAACGGCAGCGAAGCCGCCGTCGGGTCCACCGGGACGCAACCGGCTGGGCTGCTCGCGACGGAGACCGACCCGCGCGGCAACACGACCAGCTATTCCTACAACAGCAGCGGCGACCTGACCCGCGTCGTCGACCGCAGCGGCCTGCGGACCGACTACGGGTACGACGAGCTCGGGCGGCTCGCCACCACGACCGCCTTCCCGACCAACCACCCGAGCGGCGTCACCACCACTTACACCTACGACCTGTCCGGCATCGTCGGTCAGGTCGACGGCCCGCCGGTGCTCAACCAGCGCACGAACCAGACCCACCAGCTGCGTACCGTCAACACCCCCGACGCCAACGGCATCATCCGCGACGTCACCGTCTCCGACGTCCGTGGCTTCGACGCGCCCCGCGTTACCCACTACGACTACGACAACAACGACCAGCTCACGCTCGTCCGCGACCCCGAGGGCGGGACGACGACCCGCACCTACGACGACGCCGAGAACGTCGCCACCGTCACCGACCCCCGCGGCCTAACGACCCAGTTCGACTACGACGTCAACGACCAGCTCACCACGGTCACCGCCAAGGGCTTCATCGACGACCCGATCACCCCCGGCGCGCCCCGCGACGTGGTGCTGGCCCGCTACACCTACGACGCGGCGGGCTGGCTCGACACCGCCACGGACGCCCGCGGCGTCGTGCGCGACTACACCTGGAACCCCGACCAGCGGCTGCGGTCGGTCACCGTCAAGGGCTACCGCAACACCGACGGCACCACCCGCGACATCGTCACCGAGTGGCACCAGTACGACCCCGCCGGCAACGAGACCGTCACCAAGCTCGGCGGCTACCTACGGACCGTCAACTCCACCTACGACGCCGCCGGCTGGCTCTCGAGCCAGGTCGACGACGCGGCCACGATCAACCGCACCACCAGTTACGTCCGCGACCAGGCCGGCAACGTCGTCACCCGCCGGCTGTCGGACGCCACCCGCACCGAGGAGACCCGCTACGGCTACGGCCCCTCCGGGCTCGTCACCTCCATCACCGTGGAGAACGGCGCCACCGACCTGACGACCACGATCGAACGGGACAACCGCGGCCTGATGATCGGCCGGACCGACCCGCGCGGCAACACCGTCACCCCGCCCGACCCCACCTTCAAGGAGTTCTGGAACTACGACGCCGTCGGGCAGCTCCAGCAGTACACCGCCCGCACCACCACCAACGAGACCCAGGCCGGCACGGCCGGCACCCGGCGCCTGGAGTACTTCGGCTACAACACGTTCGGTGAGCAGACCGAGCACGACACCCGCGGCTTCGGCCAGGGCCGGATCACCAGCACCTACGACCGCGCCGGACGGCTGACCGGCCGCGCCTACCCCAGCTACACCCCGCCGGGCGGCACCGCCCTGAACCCGACCGAGTCGTTCGGCTACAACCCGGCCGGTGACCTCACCAGCCAGATCGACCGGCGCGGCAACACAACTACCTTCGACGTCGACCTGCGGGGCCGGCTCGTCCGGCGCACGCAGCCCAAGCCCGACCCGGCGCAGCCCAACCCGGTCGCCCGCTGGAGCTACGACGACCAGGGCAACCTGACCGCCGCCGTCGACGCCACCGGCGCGCGCACCGAGTACGGCTACGACGACCTGGACCGGCTGCGTCACCACGTCAGCGTCGTACGCAACGGCACCCCGACGCCCAGCCGCTACACCACCACGTTCGACTACGACGACCTGGGCAACTCCAACAAGCGGGTCAGCCCGCGCGGCGAGACCGGCTACGCCAACCACAACGCCGTCAGCGAGCTCATCCAGCTCCAGGACGACGCCGGGCACCTGTGGAAGACCGGCCGCGACGTCGCGGGCCGCGAGATCAAGCACACCGACCCGCTCGGCCGCTACCAGAGCACGATCTTCGACCTGGCCGGCCGCGCCACGACCCGGCAGGCGTACAGCCCGACCAACGTCCTGCTCCGCACCGAGAACGCTACCTACGACCTCGCCGGCAACCTGACCTCGTACACCCCGTCCGCGAGCGGTCCGGGCCAGACGAGCCCGGCGACGCGGACCTACACCTGGGACCGGGAGAACCGGCTGCTGTCGCTGGTCGAACCGACCACCGGCACGCAGACCATCACCACGACCTTCGGGTACGACACCTGGGGCAACCGCACCCGCACCACCGACGGCAACAACCGCACGACCTGGACCGCCTACAACCCCTGGGACCTGCCTGAGACGGTCACCGAGCCGGTCACCGCTGCCTACCCCGCGGTCGCCGACCGGACCTGGACCACCAGCTACGACGGCGGGGGCCTGCCGGTCAAGGTCGACAAGCCCGGCGGCGTCAGCGTCGCCCGCAGCTTCGACACGCTCGGCCGGCTCACCGCCGAGACCGGCACCGGCGCGCCGGGAACCCGCGCGCTCGGCTACGACCTCGCCGGCCGGCTCATCAGCGCCGGGCACCCCAGCGGCAACCAGACCTTCGGCTACGACGACCGCGGACTGCTCACCTCCTCGACTGGGCCGGCTGGCAACGCCACCCTGGGCTACGACGAGGACGGGCGGCTCACCAGCCGCACCGACCCGGTCGGCACCACCTCGTTCACCTACGACCCGCGGGACCTGCCCGCCACCATCACCGACCCGATCACCGGGCGCACGCAGACCCTGACCTACTTCAACGACGGTCAGCTCAAGACCCGTCAGTACGGCAGCGGTGGCGCGACCCGCAGCTACACCTACGACAACCAGGGCCGGCTCGCCACCGACACCGTCAATGCGCCGAGCACCGGCGCGGTCACCACGGCCACCAGCTACGGCTACGACAGCGTCGGCAACGTCGCCAGCCAGACCATCAGCCCGGCCGGGATATCCGGCGCTGGCACGCACACCTACGGCTACGACCTCGCCGACCGGCTGACCAGCTGGACCGGCCCGGCCGGAACCAAGACCTACGGCTACGACAACGCCGGGAACCGCACCACGGCAGCCGGCAAGACCTACACCTACGACGAACGCAACCGGCTCGTCTCCGACTCGGCTGGCGGCACCTACACCTACACGGCCCGCGGCACCCTGGCCAGCGCACCGGTCGCCGGGTCGCAGGGCACGCTCACCGCGGACGCGTTCGGCCGCATCCTCACCGACAGCGGGACGACGTTCAGCTACGACTCGCTCGACCGGGTCGCGACCCGCGGCCCGAACTCCTACTCCTACGACGGCGTCGACCCCGAACCGGTAGTCGTCGGCATCACCAAGAGCGCGCGCGGACCAGGCGGGGAGCTGCTGTCGACCAACATCGGCACCGGCGGCAGTGCGATCATCACCAACGGGCACGGCGACACCACCGCCTACCTCAACCCGGCCACCGGCGCGGTCAACGGCTCGCACTCCTACGACCCGTTCGGGGTGCAGTCCACGACCGGCAGCTCCGGGTTCGGCGGATTCCAGGGGCAGCAGACCAGCCCCGCGCAGCGGGTCTACATGCAGTCCCGCTGGTACGACCCGGCCACCGGCACCTTCGCCGGCCGCGACACCCTGCCGATGTCCGGCCTGAGCGGCGGCGGCGCGAACCGCTACGCCTACGGCCTGGGTAACCCGGTCACGCTCAACGACCCGACCGGTCACTGCCCGCCCGCCGCCTGCCTCACCGGCGGCGCTGCGGCGGTCGGCACCGGCGCCGCGGTGGTCACCGCTCCTGCCTGGGCCATCCCGGTCGCGGTCGGTGTCGGCGTCGTCGGGCTCGCTGCCGGCGGGTGGTGGCTCGGCAACAAGATCCGCGACCAGATCTACGGTGACGAGGCCGCCTCCAGCTCGTCGTCGAAGATCACCTTCGGGACGAGCAGCGCCCGGTACTACGACACCCTGCGCTACCCGACGCCGCAGTACTACACCGACGCCTGGTACAACCACGACTGGACCCGCCCGCCCGGCCCCGGCTACCCGCCCGCGCCCGGCCAGCCGCGATGCAAGACCTGCGGGGACGAGCAGATCATCCCCAAGCCCAAGCCGCCGCGCATCTTCATCGCCGGCCCGGTCCCGCCCGGAGCGGGCACGTTCAAGCCCATCATCATCGACCCGCTCGAGAACGTCCTGACCCTCGCCGCCGCACCGGCCCCGGCGCCTGCGCCGGTCACGGGCACTACCGCCGACGACAAGAAGGGCTGCGGCAAGGGCGGCACCGCGAACTCCTGCACCCCCAAGCAGTCCTCGCTCACCCGTGGCTGCGACCTCGACGGCGCCAGCACCATGCGGCCCTGCGAGCCCGTCGTGCCGCAGGCCGGTGCCCACCGCGGGGGCAACAACGGGGGCCCGGCGGTCGGCACCGCCCAAGGTGGCTGCGACGACATCGCCGGCATCTTCGACCCGGACTGCGCGCCGAAGAGCACCGTCGATGACTACCTCGATCTCGTCGAGTACCTCGACGTGTCGACCGGCCCGAACGAGGCGGTGTTCTACTCCGGGCCAGGCAACCGCGCGCTCGCCGAGGCGTTCGCCAAGCAGAACGGCAAGAGCACCCTGGAAATGACGAACGGCGGCCGCTGGCTCGATGCGCAACGGCTGTTCGAGCCCAACCAGCTGACCACCGAGGAGGCACTGCAGGTGTGGTCCCGCCTGTCCGAGCGGTTCGCGGCCGGATCGTCCGGATCGGTAACCGGTTTCGTCGACGGCGCGAAAGCCACCGGTATCTTCAACACGGTCGAGTACCCGACCCTGTTGTCCAACCCCAACGTCACCAACGTCATTACGGGCGGTCTGTGA